The region TTGAGGGAGAGACTGTTGCTAGAACAAGTTTAGGCACACTATGATTTTAGTTTCTATGTTTTGGAAACATGTGTAATCGAATGGAAAACTAGCATTGAATGTTGGCAGGAAATAAATATATTTTATGTTGCATTCCACTGGATCGGAATAAAAAATTTGCATCTTTGTAAACAAAACTTAGCCTTACACTGGATGCAATTTTTTGTTTGATAGAAATAAACATAAATCTCGGTGGAAGcaaattttgcatcatgcttaagTATTGTACCAAAAAATTGCAACCGTATCACATGGAATCATATATGAATGAATTTTATAGGGAAGCATAGTTTTTAGTCTTGGAAGCGTGACTTTTATATAATGAATACAAGTACAGAATTCCAAAGCACAATTCACATGTTCGGAAGCACGACTTTCTTATGATGGAAACAAACACGTAATAGAAAGGAAGCATTAATCGTGGTAAGGAAACTAGTGTCCAATCGCCTCCTATGTAAGCAAGCGTGATTATAGGGATCTGATTTGGATCTGGCGTGGAAATCACAAGCATGTTTGGATGGTGATTAAGAGGTTGTTAATTTGTTTTGTATAAACCTCTAGGAAGCGGGCCAGAATTTAAGGGAATAAAGGTCCGACGGGAAGCACTCAATAAAACAAAGGAAGCAAATCAGGAAAACTCGTGCAGATCCAAAGTGCAAATCGGACGACCATCATGCTTCCAATCCAACGGCTTATGACTAGTCTGATACGAAACAAAATATCAGTAGTCTGATTGCTAGTGGTGCCCAAACACAAATACCCGGAAAAAAAAGATACGAGAGAGCTCTAGGACGGAACGAGCGAGGGAGCGAGCGAGAGAGGACAGAAGCGAATAgcaggcgaggagaggaggcgaggGGAAGCAAGGATgaggggcggcggtggcggggtgATGGACGACGGCGGGGTTGAGCACGCGCAGATCCCGAACAGCTTCGGCCACGAGCTCCGCGCATGCCTCCGCTGCCGCCTCGTCAAGACCTACGACCAGGTAcctacccgccgccgccgccgcccccatcgCTACCCGTCCGTCTAGACCTAGGGTTTCGGCCCCCCTTTCGGTTAATTGAATCCATATCTGCGTGCCAAACTAGGGCGCCTTATTCTTTTAGTACGCTGTCGGATGGTAGGGTTTAGCCACATGTTCTCGATTTGGATCGCGTGCCTGTGTTTCTTATAAATTCTGCAGTGAGAAATATTGTCCGATTTGGTGGCACAAGCAGCGTGGCTGAGTGTTATTGTTATTTGCTGATGTTTAACATCTACTGTGTCTGATTGCTGCATCGGGTGTGCAGTTCAGGGAGAATGGCTGCGAGAATTGCCCCTTCCTGGACATGGACAAAGATCGCGACAATGTTGTCAGCTGCACCACCGCCAACTTCACTGGGTAACTCTATTCTGCACTGTGGTCTTGTAGTTCTTCTGGCTAGTGTTACTCAGCGGTTAATTCTCTGGTAGAGGTGCACTAATTCCACGTTTTTGGAATTTCGTTGTGATATAGAATATGTCTAGTGCTTTTACCTGCTGCAAATTGACTGACAAACAGATAAGAGGAAGAAATAAATGCAATGTTTGTGATTTTTCTCTAAATTCCACCCCTCGCGTTGATTACTTAAATTCTTTGGGTGATTTTGGTGAATAATTCATGAAAACATTTATATATTCATAAGAATGTGCTGCTTCTGATTGCAGAAAGATCATATGCCCTTAAATATATATTATTTATGCAGCCCAGTGCTTCCTCTTTCTGAATTTATTGAACAaattttggcttgcagaataatatCGCTGATGGATCCCAATAGGAGTTGGGCTGCTCGTTGGTTGAGAATTGGTGAGTGTGTAGTTAAATAGTTATCACACAGCATTTGCTTATTTTTGTCTTCAGGTTACTTTCTCTATCCAGTTTGCTTTACTTTATGCTATTGCACATTTACATTTCGAGCCTAGTTATGAACTTATGATATGCATTTTTATAGAGTATTAAAAAGGAACAGGTTAGACCATTTACTGGAAAGCTCTCCTAGCTACCATATACTAATCGTTTAGGTCTATAATCACTACTAGGTGGGGTGTCCAGATGAGTACTGCATATACCTTATACTGTTTATAGTTCCTTGTCTTCTTACTCCCCTTCTGTAATAATATtatggttgctagtagtacttaaaTTTGTTATTAAGGATCCACCTGAGTGTGTTGGCATTCTTTCTTTATAAAATATATCTATTTGACCTGTATGTGGTTACCACTTGTGAAGGATCAGAAAACTGAACTGAAATATTTGCCAAGATCCACTCCTAGCTTGTTTAATTCCAGGACTGGGTTCTTCAGTCCTTGTTATAGCAAGGAAATTATCAGTGGATTATCTCATAGGACAATAATTGTTGTGTTAAGCTTGTATTTGTAACATTTTAGATTTGACATTGGAATCTTTATTTAAAACTTTCCAATTGTATGCTTGTTAACCCAAGTGCATATCTTTTTCATTGTTTGCGTTCTGAAGCCTTCTTTATTTAAGTAATGCATGTTGATACTGTCATCCGATACTTCAACAATTTTTTGTATGTTTATAGTAAAAAGATAGAACTCTAGAAAATTACTTCCTTGACATTGTTTCACAATGTGAAAATCATGCGAACAAAATGTAAATGAAAGGAACTGGCTGACGATTGCATCAGTGCAAATTTGAATCAAATTATGGTCTTGATTTTTTATATGAAATTCGTTAGAATTCTCTAGAAAGTAATGAGATTCTAGGTTGTGAAGAAACTAAAGGGATGTGGATAAAGGGAGGGATGATAAAAAAAAGTAAGATATAGGGTTCCAATATGTATTGTCTATGAATTGCATCATAGAAGGCAATGTGATGAACCATCAATATAATAAAAATATAATAAATAGAAATCTTAACTTGAagcaaaagtaaaaaaaattggagCAACAGTAAAGAGTCGCTTGAGTTAATAGAACTGT is a window of Triticum dicoccoides isolate Atlit2015 ecotype Zavitan chromosome 2B, WEW_v2.0, whole genome shotgun sequence DNA encoding:
- the LOC119362924 gene encoding transcription elongation factor SPT4 homolog 1-like, with translation MRGGGGGVMDDGGVEHAQIPNSFGHELRACLRCRLVKTYDQFRENGCENCPFLDMDKDRDNVVSCTTANFTGIISLMDPNRSWAARWLRIGRFIPGCYTLAVSEELPEEYQGMCQDNNVQYFPPKRP